One Bradyrhizobium diazoefficiens DNA window includes the following coding sequences:
- a CDS encoding carbamoyltransferase C-terminal domain-containing protein, with the protein MYVIGISSGIKHGHHDGAAVLLRDGELIAAAEEERFTLAKHARGELPRGAIGFCLKQAGITMRDVDWICSPLKTYTNYAQRLTEYFKYQFGHSPKIELYDHHLSHAASSFYGSGFSEATVACFDFSGDSSSGLVAHARGNDFRVLTRFARHNSLGLYYGMLTQYLGYQMTNDEYKVMGLSSYGSPEYLDKFAKLLRPNGIDYELDPELDKRRRDAEIFTSDFSTRQERIFTEKMEEILGPRRLRGAPLDQRMTNIAASGQKQLEIVTTEVIRSAIAETGCGDVCIAGGVGLNCKMNMEIAAEPSVKRLYVPPVPHDAGVALGGAMMKCAEAGHTISPLSHAYWGPEYSNDTIRETLDKIGARFDLLDDPVARCVTDLAEQKTVGWFQGRMEYGPRALGNRSILADPRQASMKDRINLTIKYREEFRPFCPSVLYERQAEYFEDTFDAPFMVVTFPVNEKVADAMPAVVHVDNTARIQTVHADSNPLYSRLIGEFAKATSLPVLINTSLNINEQPTVNAPLEALHTYFCSGLDVLYLGNYRLSKLS; encoded by the coding sequence ATGTATGTGATCGGAATCAGCTCGGGGATCAAGCACGGCCATCACGATGGCGCGGCGGTGTTGCTGCGCGACGGCGAGTTGATCGCGGCCGCCGAAGAGGAGCGCTTCACGCTGGCCAAGCACGCGCGCGGCGAGCTGCCGCGCGGCGCGATCGGCTTCTGCCTGAAGCAGGCCGGCATCACCATGCGCGACGTCGACTGGATCTGTTCGCCGTTGAAGACCTACACCAACTACGCACAGCGATTGACCGAATATTTCAAGTATCAGTTCGGCCACAGCCCGAAGATCGAGCTCTACGACCATCACCTCAGTCACGCCGCGAGCTCGTTCTACGGATCTGGCTTCTCCGAGGCGACGGTGGCCTGCTTCGACTTCTCCGGCGATTCCAGTTCCGGTCTCGTGGCGCATGCGCGCGGCAATGATTTTCGCGTGCTGACGCGGTTCGCTCGCCACAACAGCCTTGGTCTCTATTACGGGATGCTGACTCAGTATCTCGGCTATCAGATGACCAATGACGAGTACAAGGTCATGGGTCTGTCCTCCTATGGCAGCCCGGAATATCTCGACAAGTTCGCCAAGCTGCTGCGCCCCAACGGCATCGATTACGAGCTCGATCCCGAGCTCGACAAACGCCGGCGCGACGCGGAGATTTTCACCAGTGATTTCTCGACGCGGCAGGAGCGCATCTTCACCGAGAAGATGGAGGAGATCCTCGGGCCGCGGCGTCTGCGCGGCGCGCCGCTCGACCAGCGCATGACCAACATCGCAGCGAGCGGCCAGAAGCAGCTCGAGATCGTCACCACCGAGGTGATCCGGTCCGCGATTGCCGAGACCGGCTGCGGCGATGTCTGCATCGCCGGCGGCGTCGGGCTGAACTGCAAGATGAACATGGAGATCGCTGCCGAGCCATCCGTGAAGCGCCTTTACGTTCCGCCGGTGCCGCACGATGCCGGCGTGGCGCTGGGCGGTGCGATGATGAAATGCGCGGAAGCGGGCCACACGATCTCGCCGTTGTCGCACGCCTATTGGGGACCGGAATATTCCAACGACACGATCCGCGAGACGCTCGACAAGATCGGCGCGCGGTTCGATCTGCTCGATGATCCCGTGGCACGCTGCGTTACGGATCTCGCCGAACAGAAGACGGTGGGTTGGTTCCAGGGGCGGATGGAGTACGGACCGCGCGCGCTCGGCAACCGCTCGATCCTCGCCGATCCGCGCCAGGCCAGCATGAAGGATCGCATCAATCTCACGATCAAATACCGCGAGGAGTTCCGTCCGTTCTGCCCGTCGGTGCTCTACGAGCGCCAAGCCGAATATTTCGAGGACACGTTCGACGCCCCCTTCATGGTGGTGACGTTCCCGGTCAATGAGAAGGTCGCCGACGCGATGCCGGCGGTGGTCCATGTCGACAACACCGCGCGCATCCAGACTGTCCACGCCGACAGCAACCCGCTCTACAGCCGCCTGATCGGCGAGTTCGCCAAAGCGACCTCCCTGCCGGTGCTGATCAACACCAGCCTCAACATCAACGAGCAGCCGACCGTGAATGCGCCGCTGGAGGCGCTGCATACGTATTTCTGCTCGGGCCTGGACGTGTTGTATCTGGGCAACTATCGGCTGTCGAAATTGAGCTGA
- a CDS encoding N-acetylneuraminate synthase family protein: MIIDRDLQSYLVHEDASIQEAASKVAANRREIVFCVDGSGRLLGSLSNGDIIRWIGAGAASGVQAAVSDLCNRRVRSAVAGDRETANRLLRDVLYVPLVDAERHVVGVARQRHPGEGIRIGGRTIAEENPTFLIAEIGNNHNGSLEAAFALIKAAAEAGADAAKFQMRDMSGLYGKRAKGQSEDLGTEYVLDLLDRFQLSDEDLYRCFDYSASLGMEPLCTAFDVNSADKCRAYGLKAIKTASADLTNHELLRHIVDQKIPIICSTGMSTEDEIRETVKLLQTSGAEYVMLHCNSTYPAPFRDLNLKYMQRLQELCECVVGYSGHERDVFVSVAAVAMGGRLIEKHFTLARDQEGNDHKVSLLPHEFKRMVEGVRQVEDSLGNALPRILSQGEKANRISLGKSIFAVNAIEAGVTITREMIEIRSPGQGLSPNRIDEVIGLKAPRAIPAQTPLYPSDISELGEITAGGQIQFKRPWGVPVRHRDADKLIAVINPDFVEFHLSYRDLGIKDADFLADSYPCGLVVHAPELFEGDHVLDLTIPDDDYRTRSIAEMKRVIAKTKVLAQRFRNDGPVGIICNVGGFSSTRFLTAEERAVREAHLRASVRELADPAVELWPQTMPPYPWHFGGQRYHNLFVSSDDIARSCRELGVRICFDTSHSQLACTENRWSFDEFMEEIGTFVAHIHMGDARGVDGEGLQIGEGEIDFGNVFRVLNRQAPQASFIPEIWQGHENDGEGFRVALQRLAAFEDR, translated from the coding sequence ATGATCATCGACAGAGACCTTCAGAGCTACCTCGTGCACGAGGATGCCTCCATCCAGGAGGCAGCGAGCAAAGTCGCGGCGAACAGGCGCGAGATCGTGTTCTGCGTCGACGGCAGCGGCCGGCTGCTCGGCAGTCTCTCGAACGGCGACATCATTCGCTGGATCGGCGCAGGCGCCGCCTCGGGTGTGCAGGCCGCCGTCAGCGACCTCTGCAACCGCCGCGTCCGCAGCGCCGTCGCCGGCGACCGCGAGACCGCCAACCGCCTGCTGCGCGATGTGCTCTACGTGCCGCTGGTCGACGCCGAGCGGCACGTCGTCGGCGTCGCCCGCCAGCGTCATCCCGGCGAGGGCATCAGGATCGGCGGCCGCACCATCGCGGAAGAGAATCCGACCTTCCTGATCGCGGAGATCGGCAACAACCACAATGGCAGCCTGGAAGCCGCCTTCGCCCTGATCAAGGCGGCGGCGGAGGCAGGCGCCGACGCCGCCAAATTCCAGATGCGCGACATGTCCGGCCTCTACGGCAAGCGGGCGAAGGGACAGAGCGAGGACCTCGGCACCGAATACGTGCTCGACCTGCTCGACCGCTTCCAGCTCAGCGACGAGGACCTCTATCGCTGCTTCGACTATTCGGCCTCGCTCGGAATGGAGCCGCTCTGCACCGCCTTCGACGTCAACAGCGCGGATAAATGCCGTGCTTACGGATTGAAGGCGATCAAGACCGCGTCCGCCGACCTTACCAATCACGAACTGCTCCGGCACATCGTCGACCAGAAGATCCCGATCATCTGCTCGACCGGTATGTCGACCGAGGACGAGATTCGCGAGACCGTGAAGCTGTTGCAGACGTCGGGTGCGGAATACGTCATGCTCCATTGCAACTCGACCTATCCGGCACCGTTCCGCGACCTCAACCTGAAATACATGCAGCGCCTCCAGGAGCTGTGCGAGTGCGTGGTCGGATATTCCGGGCACGAGCGCGACGTCTTCGTGTCGGTCGCGGCGGTAGCGATGGGCGGGCGCCTGATCGAGAAGCATTTTACCCTGGCGCGAGATCAGGAAGGCAACGACCACAAGGTCAGCCTGCTGCCGCATGAATTCAAGCGCATGGTCGAAGGCGTGCGCCAGGTCGAGGACTCCCTCGGCAATGCCCTGCCCCGCATCCTCAGCCAGGGCGAGAAGGCCAACCGCATCAGCCTCGGCAAATCGATCTTCGCCGTTAACGCCATCGAAGCGGGCGTGACGATCACACGCGAGATGATCGAAATCCGCAGCCCGGGCCAGGGACTGTCGCCCAACCGCATCGACGAGGTGATCGGGCTGAAGGCGCCGCGCGCAATCCCGGCGCAGACGCCGCTCTATCCATCCGACATCTCGGAGCTCGGTGAGATCACCGCCGGAGGTCAAATCCAGTTCAAGCGCCCCTGGGGCGTTCCGGTGCGCCATCGCGACGCCGACAAGCTGATCGCGGTCATCAATCCTGACTTCGTCGAGTTTCACCTGAGCTATCGCGACCTCGGCATCAAGGATGCCGACTTCCTTGCCGACAGTTATCCGTGCGGCTTGGTCGTGCACGCGCCGGAGCTGTTCGAGGGCGACCATGTGCTCGACCTGACGATACCGGACGACGACTATCGCACGCGCTCGATCGCGGAGATGAAGCGCGTCATCGCCAAGACCAAGGTGCTGGCGCAGCGCTTCAGGAATGACGGGCCGGTCGGAATCATCTGCAACGTTGGCGGCTTCTCATCGACGCGCTTCCTGACCGCGGAGGAACGGGCGGTCCGCGAGGCGCATCTGCGCGCCAGCGTCCGCGAGCTCGCCGATCCCGCAGTCGAGCTCTGGCCGCAGACCATGCCGCCCTACCCCTGGCATTTCGGCGGCCAGCGCTATCATAACCTGTTCGTCTCGAGCGACGACATCGCGCGCAGCTGCCGCGAGCTCGGTGTCCGCATCTGCTTCGACACCTCGCATTCCCAGCTCGCCTGCACCGAAAACAGATGGTCGTTCGACGAGTTCATGGAAGAGATCGGCACGTTCGTCGCCCATATCCATATGGGCGACGCCCGTGGCGTCGACGGCGAAGGCCTGCAGATCGGCGAAGGCGAGATCGATTTCGGCAACGTGTTCCGGGTTCTGAACAGGCAGGCCCCGCAGGCATCCTTCATTCCGGAAATCTGGCAGGGACACGAGAACGACGGCGAGGGCTTTCGGGTCGCGCTACAACGGCTCGCGGCGTTCGAGGATCGATGA
- a CDS encoding class I SAM-dependent methyltransferase: MDWRLKALAFRALDFPGGNWAHYLLQRHVTRTWPRPTKTLDALARRAKEVVDRYSVHVGGLPNNVLEIGAGRDLAVPLAMRRLGVETVTAVDVNRIANLELIQHAADHLLSEQVKFASWKELESFGVHYLAPHYVTADDVKVDCSCSNEVLEHVPVEQLVVLLRALRNVTEKLTVHSIDYSDHYARSDKSVSRLNFLRYSDDEWRPFNSGKQFVNRLRHSDYLRLFEEAGFKIIEESSMAGDPAYGLEVAEQFRHYDPADLFAIKGRIIAA, encoded by the coding sequence ATGGATTGGCGGCTCAAGGCTTTGGCGTTTCGAGCTCTCGATTTCCCTGGTGGAAATTGGGCCCATTATCTATTGCAGCGTCATGTGACAAGAACTTGGCCCCGGCCGACGAAGACGCTGGATGCTCTCGCACGGAGGGCTAAAGAGGTGGTAGATCGTTACTCCGTGCATGTCGGCGGCTTACCGAACAACGTGCTTGAAATCGGTGCGGGGAGGGATCTGGCCGTTCCGCTCGCCATGCGCCGTCTTGGCGTCGAGACTGTGACGGCCGTGGACGTTAACCGGATCGCCAACCTTGAACTGATCCAGCATGCTGCAGACCATCTGTTGTCTGAACAGGTCAAGTTTGCGTCATGGAAAGAGCTCGAGAGTTTCGGAGTGCACTACCTGGCACCCCATTATGTGACGGCCGATGATGTCAAGGTTGATTGCTCGTGCTCAAACGAAGTTCTTGAACACGTGCCAGTCGAACAGTTGGTTGTGTTGCTCCGTGCCTTGCGGAATGTCACCGAGAAACTGACGGTTCACTCGATCGACTATAGTGATCATTATGCCAGGTCGGACAAGTCAGTTTCGCGGCTGAATTTCCTGCGCTATTCGGACGATGAGTGGCGCCCGTTCAACAGCGGCAAGCAGTTCGTCAATCGACTTCGACACAGCGATTATCTGCGCTTGTTTGAGGAAGCGGGATTCAAGATCATCGAGGAGAGCTCGATGGCAGGCGATCCGGCGTATGGGCTGGAAGTGGCTGAGCAGTTCAGGCACTACGATCCAGCTGATCTGTTTGCCATTAAGGGTCGCATCATTGCGGCATGA
- a CDS encoding cytidylyltransferase domain-containing protein produces the protein MLCPAHGKTGRATPPEYQGLQKRPVSDRSTGIDSMSAPLGKPSIAAVVPLRGGSKSIPGKNIKPFCGKPLCAWTLRALLDCELIQRVFVSTDSEEIATIVRSIDARILVHPRPAHLAADNSTTEEAIYDLIASCDITEKYLITAQVTSPQTTRHDVSQAISQLMASNADSLVTCVRTRRFFWHDDGTPINYDPARRPLRQQWDGTLMENGAFYISAVDRLRGGSARLHGKVAVYEMDESASIELDELSDWETLEAAFRRNIAR, from the coding sequence ATGTTATGCCCTGCCCATGGCAAAACTGGCCGGGCGACTCCCCCTGAGTATCAAGGGCTCCAAAAACGCCCGGTTTCCGACCGGTCAACTGGCATTGATTCCATGAGCGCCCCACTTGGCAAGCCGAGCATTGCCGCGGTGGTTCCGCTGCGCGGTGGCTCGAAATCCATCCCCGGCAAGAACATCAAACCGTTCTGCGGCAAGCCCCTTTGTGCATGGACGCTTCGGGCCCTCCTCGACTGCGAGTTGATCCAGCGGGTGTTCGTGTCGACCGACAGCGAGGAGATCGCGACCATCGTAAGGTCAATCGACGCCCGGATCCTCGTCCACCCCCGTCCTGCGCATCTGGCCGCGGACAACTCCACGACCGAAGAGGCGATCTACGACCTGATCGCGTCCTGCGACATCACGGAAAAATATCTGATCACCGCGCAGGTCACGAGCCCCCAGACCACTCGCCATGACGTTTCGCAAGCCATCTCCCAACTGATGGCGAGCAACGCGGACTCGCTCGTCACTTGCGTCAGGACGCGGCGCTTCTTCTGGCATGACGACGGTACGCCGATCAATTACGATCCGGCCAGGCGTCCGCTGCGCCAGCAATGGGACGGCACACTGATGGAGAACGGCGCGTTCTACATTTCGGCCGTGGATCGGCTGCGCGGCGGTAGTGCGCGGCTTCACGGCAAGGTCGCCGTCTACGAGATGGATGAGAGCGCGAGCATCGAGCTCGACGAGCTCTCCGATTGGGAAACGCTCGAAGCCGCGTTCCGCAGGAACATCGCAAGATGA
- the pseB gene encoding UDP-N-acetylglucosamine 4,6-dehydratase (inverting), which translates to MFDQRSVLITGGTGSFGKKFVGGLLKNFKARRVVVYSRDELKQYEMQQEFDQPEMRYFIGDVRDGERLRTAMKGIDFVIHAAALKQVPAAEYNPMECIKTNIHGAENVIQAALEANVEKVIALSTDKAAQPINLYGATKLASDKLFIAANNMAGGHRTAFGVVRYGNVVGSRGSIVPLFNKLIAEGADRLPITDPRMTRFWITLQQGVDFVIKSFERMSGGEIFVPMIPSVRIPDLAAAMAPNLPTRVIGIRPGEKLHEVMCPTDDSHLTLKFHDHFVIKPTIKFFRRDVDYITNQIGEQGEAVSDGFEYNSGRNDHFLDVAAIREFNKIAVQ; encoded by the coding sequence ATGTTTGACCAAAGGTCTGTACTGATCACCGGAGGCACGGGCTCGTTCGGCAAGAAGTTCGTCGGCGGCCTCCTGAAAAACTTCAAGGCGCGCCGCGTGGTGGTCTATTCGCGCGACGAGCTGAAGCAGTACGAGATGCAGCAGGAGTTCGACCAGCCGGAGATGCGCTACTTCATCGGTGACGTTCGCGATGGCGAACGTCTGCGCACCGCCATGAAGGGGATCGACTTCGTGATCCACGCCGCGGCGCTGAAGCAGGTTCCAGCTGCCGAATACAATCCCATGGAGTGCATCAAGACCAACATCCATGGCGCGGAGAACGTGATCCAGGCTGCGCTCGAGGCCAACGTCGAGAAGGTCATTGCCCTGTCGACCGACAAGGCGGCCCAACCGATCAACCTCTACGGCGCGACCAAGCTCGCCTCCGACAAGCTGTTCATTGCCGCCAACAATATGGCCGGTGGGCACCGCACCGCATTCGGCGTGGTACGTTACGGCAATGTGGTCGGCTCGCGCGGATCGATCGTGCCCCTGTTCAACAAGCTGATCGCGGAAGGCGCCGATCGCCTGCCGATCACCGACCCGCGCATGACGCGGTTCTGGATCACGCTGCAACAGGGCGTGGACTTCGTGATCAAGAGTTTCGAGCGCATGTCGGGCGGCGAAATCTTCGTGCCGATGATCCCGTCTGTTCGCATCCCCGACCTTGCGGCTGCGATGGCACCGAACCTGCCGACCCGTGTGATCGGCATTCGGCCGGGCGAGAAGCTCCACGAGGTCATGTGCCCGACCGACGATTCGCATCTGACCCTGAAGTTCCACGATCACTTCGTGATCAAGCCCACGATCAAGTTCTTCCGCCGCGACGTCGACTACATCACCAATCAGATCGGCGAACAGGGTGAGGCCGTGTCCGACGGCTTCGAGTATAATTCCGGCCGGAACGATCACTTCCTCGACGTGGCAGCGATCAGAGAGTTCAACAAGATTGCGGTCCAATGA
- the pseC gene encoding UDP-4-amino-4,6-dideoxy-N-acetyl-beta-L-altrosamine transaminase, translating to MIPYGRQDISAEDIDAVKDVLTSDWLTQGQAGPRFEQALAKYCGAAHGIAVSNATAALHIACLALDLGPGDILWTVPNTFVASANCALYCGASVDFVDIDPRTYNMSVTALAGKLAKAEAAGRLPKVVIPVHFAGQSCEMGDIRALADRYRFHLIEDASHAVGGDYRGRKIGDGSLSDVAIFSFHPVKIITTGEGGMLLTNAPKLAERLSYLRTHGIVRPIQSPAQADEQRSNEDRHGPWMYEQIELGLNYRMTDIQAALGNSQLARLDAFVARRRELAARYEKLLAKLPVTCPWQHPDTNSAWHLYVIRLRRNEIKLSRRQVFEALRAAGIGVNVHYIPVHTQPYYQRLGFKVGMFPEAESYYQDAITLPLFSKMTDAEQDTVVAALTKILA from the coding sequence ATGATCCCTTACGGGCGCCAGGATATCTCCGCTGAAGATATCGACGCGGTCAAGGATGTCCTGACCTCGGACTGGCTGACCCAGGGACAGGCAGGTCCCCGCTTCGAGCAGGCGCTGGCGAAATATTGCGGCGCCGCCCACGGCATTGCCGTATCGAACGCCACCGCAGCACTCCACATCGCCTGCCTTGCGCTCGACCTTGGGCCGGGCGACATCCTGTGGACGGTGCCGAATACATTCGTGGCCTCGGCCAATTGCGCGCTCTATTGCGGCGCCAGCGTCGACTTCGTCGACATCGATCCGCGCACCTACAATATGAGCGTCACGGCATTGGCCGGGAAGCTCGCCAAGGCGGAAGCCGCGGGCCGTCTCCCGAAAGTGGTTATCCCCGTACATTTCGCTGGGCAATCCTGCGAGATGGGCGATATCCGCGCGCTCGCGGACCGTTACCGCTTCCACCTCATCGAGGACGCGTCCCATGCCGTCGGCGGCGACTACCGCGGCCGCAAGATCGGCGATGGCAGCCTCAGTGACGTCGCCATTTTCAGCTTCCATCCCGTCAAGATCATCACGACGGGCGAAGGCGGCATGCTGCTGACCAACGCGCCGAAGCTCGCCGAGCGGCTGTCTTATCTGCGTACGCACGGCATCGTTCGCCCGATACAATCGCCGGCGCAAGCCGACGAGCAGCGCTCCAACGAGGACCGGCACGGTCCGTGGATGTACGAACAGATCGAGCTCGGGCTGAACTATCGCATGACGGACATCCAGGCCGCGCTCGGCAACAGCCAGCTCGCCCGGCTCGATGCGTTCGTCGCGCGCCGGCGTGAGCTCGCCGCACGTTATGAAAAATTGCTGGCAAAGCTGCCGGTGACCTGTCCGTGGCAGCATCCGGACACCAATTCGGCCTGGCATCTCTATGTGATCCGGCTGCGGCGCAACGAGATCAAGCTCAGCCGGCGCCAGGTGTTCGAGGCGCTGCGCGCCGCCGGCATCGGCGTCAACGTCCATTACATCCCGGTTCATACCCAACCCTATTATCAGCGCTTGGGCTTCAAGGTCGGCATGTTCCCGGAGGCCGAGAGCTACTACCAGGACGCGATCACGCTGCCGCTGTTCTCGAAAATGACGGATGCCGAGCAGGACACCGTCGTCGCGGCGCTCACGAAGATCCTCGCATGA
- the pseF gene encoding pseudaminic acid cytidylyltransferase, translating into MRIAVIPARGGSKRIPRKNIRSFCGKPIIAYSIEAAQASGLFDDVVVSTDDDEIAEAARQLGATAPFVRPAEISDDHTGTNAVVKHAIGWFIERGHDVTHACCIYATAPLIQATFLRDGYAALAASNAAFVFSVTSYAFPIQRALRMTSAGRVDPFHPEHRMTRSQDLEPAYHDAGQFYWGTAAAFLEDVPVFSERSIGIVLPRHLVQDIDTIEDWEQAEYMFRAINRR; encoded by the coding sequence ATGAGGATTGCTGTCATCCCAGCGCGTGGTGGCAGCAAGCGCATTCCGCGCAAGAACATCCGCTCGTTCTGCGGCAAACCCATCATCGCCTATTCGATCGAGGCCGCGCAGGCGAGCGGACTGTTTGACGACGTCGTCGTCTCCACGGACGACGACGAGATCGCCGAGGCGGCCCGCCAGCTCGGTGCGACGGCGCCGTTCGTCCGGCCCGCAGAGATCTCGGACGATCACACCGGCACCAATGCGGTCGTCAAGCATGCCATCGGCTGGTTCATCGAACGCGGTCACGACGTCACGCATGCCTGCTGCATCTATGCGACGGCACCGCTGATCCAGGCGACTTTCCTGCGCGACGGCTACGCCGCCCTCGCGGCATCCAACGCCGCCTTCGTGTTTTCGGTGACGAGCTACGCTTTTCCGATCCAGCGCGCCCTGCGCATGACGTCGGCTGGGCGCGTCGATCCCTTCCACCCCGAGCATCGCATGACGCGCTCTCAGGACCTCGAGCCGGCCTATCACGACGCGGGCCAGTTCTACTGGGGCACCGCCGCGGCGTTTCTGGAGGACGTCCCGGTGTTCTCCGAGCGCTCCATCGGGATCGTGCTGCCGCGGCACCTCGTGCAGGACATCGATACGATCGAGGATTGGGAACAGGCGGAATACATGTTCCGCGCGATCAACCGGCGCTAG
- a CDS encoding acyltransferase family protein: MELTIRMAYRAEIDGLRAIAVLSVLAFHYGAPLPGGFTGVDVFFVISGFLITQILAGEIAAGTFSIFGFYDRRMRRILPALLTMLVTVLLAGRFLLMPGDYAALAKSTAAAAFGVSNFYFLENTGYFDRAAEFQVLLHTWSLAVEEQFYVVWPLLLLGLTRISLRFALAPTLALFVAVGCICSIFYFDVAPKSAFYMTLPRAWELGLGALLAFLPALPRLIGELAVAVGLALMVAGFALISSDHFPGASVLVPCIGAALVIWPCARPTFSGRVLGLLAPVGLISYSLYLWHWPIWVLYRTFVGNRVPDLAESIVIATASIVISAVSYLCVERPFRNRRWSPPRTVVTGLAGIMTVLCAAMYVDSSDGLPQRIPPEGLAMRSLVVMWKWPCKNIGIDALQGKFCAFGAPWDGARRKTLIWGDSHAQHFAPIVEAINHDPERSILVYAGCSAVLGDGNDVLSADDPQFPEYCKRFHADGEKLLRKDPAIDQVILATRWAELPARIGKGDAEAGLVAMRNALVKLIDETAMPQRRFILIGTVPELTDRVVECAHQLHSTLLRAPCSATIQQADARIIRNRTDATDTLLIEIAKTIPHVSAVTPTGRLCGNDTCETSMDGEFLWRDLNHIRRNLNPQTRRDFADRIGLTAALADDRRDTRAQPDPDNALNH; this comes from the coding sequence ATGGAACTTACGATCAGGATGGCCTACCGTGCCGAAATTGACGGGCTGCGCGCGATCGCGGTGCTTTCCGTTCTTGCCTTTCACTACGGTGCGCCGCTTCCCGGCGGATTTACCGGCGTCGATGTGTTCTTCGTCATCAGCGGCTTTCTGATTACGCAGATTCTCGCCGGCGAAATCGCCGCCGGCACTTTCTCCATCTTCGGATTCTACGACAGGCGAATGCGACGCATCTTGCCTGCACTGCTGACCATGCTCGTGACGGTATTGCTGGCCGGCCGTTTCCTTCTCATGCCGGGCGATTACGCCGCGCTGGCGAAGAGTACCGCCGCAGCGGCATTCGGCGTATCCAATTTCTACTTCCTCGAAAACACGGGCTATTTCGATCGCGCCGCAGAATTCCAGGTTCTCCTGCACACGTGGTCGCTTGCAGTCGAGGAGCAGTTTTACGTGGTGTGGCCGCTGCTGCTGCTGGGCCTCACCAGGATCAGCTTACGATTTGCGCTGGCCCCGACGCTTGCTCTATTCGTCGCCGTCGGCTGCATCTGCAGCATCTTCTACTTCGATGTCGCGCCGAAAAGCGCCTTCTACATGACACTTCCGCGCGCCTGGGAATTGGGGCTTGGCGCGCTACTGGCATTTTTGCCGGCACTGCCGCGCCTAATCGGCGAGCTGGCCGTAGCGGTTGGACTCGCATTGATGGTCGCCGGATTTGCCCTGATATCGTCGGACCATTTTCCTGGAGCGTCCGTACTCGTTCCCTGCATTGGCGCCGCGCTGGTGATCTGGCCGTGCGCACGGCCAACGTTCTCAGGACGCGTGCTCGGCCTGCTCGCACCGGTCGGGCTGATATCCTACAGCCTTTACCTCTGGCACTGGCCAATCTGGGTTCTGTACCGAACCTTTGTCGGCAATCGCGTGCCGGACCTCGCCGAGTCCATCGTCATCGCGACCGCCTCGATCGTCATATCGGCGGTCTCCTACCTCTGTGTCGAGCGCCCTTTCCGCAACCGGCGCTGGAGCCCACCCCGGACCGTGGTAACGGGCCTCGCGGGGATCATGACCGTCCTCTGTGCCGCGATGTATGTCGACAGCTCGGACGGACTGCCGCAGCGAATTCCGCCAGAAGGGCTGGCGATGCGTAGCCTTGTCGTCATGTGGAAGTGGCCCTGCAAGAACATCGGGATCGATGCCCTTCAGGGCAAATTCTGCGCGTTCGGCGCTCCGTGGGACGGAGCGAGACGCAAGACGTTGATTTGGGGCGATAGCCACGCGCAGCATTTTGCGCCCATCGTCGAGGCCATCAATCACGATCCCGAACGATCCATTCTCGTCTATGCCGGCTGCTCGGCCGTGCTTGGCGACGGCAACGACGTCCTGTCCGCCGATGATCCTCAGTTCCCGGAATATTGCAAACGCTTCCATGCGGATGGCGAGAAGCTGCTGCGAAAAGATCCGGCGATCGATCAGGTGATCCTGGCGACGAGATGGGCCGAGCTGCCGGCAAGGATCGGCAAAGGCGACGCTGAGGCTGGCCTCGTGGCAATGCGCAATGCGCTGGTGAAACTCATCGACGAGACCGCAATGCCGCAGCGACGCTTCATCCTGATCGGCACGGTACCAGAGCTGACCGACCGCGTCGTCGAATGCGCGCATCAGCTCCATTCGACACTGCTGCGAGCGCCCTGCTCGGCGACAATTCAGCAAGCTGACGCGCGCATCATCCGAAATAGAACGGACGCCACCGATACGTTACTGATCGAGATTGCCAAAACGATCCCCCACGTCTCCGCCGTCACTCCCACCGGGCGGCTGTGCGGCAACGACACCTGCGAGACCTCGATGGACGGTGAGTTTCTCTGGCGGGACTTGAACCACATCCGCCGCAACCTGAATCCACAGACGCGGCGCGACTTTGCCGACAGGATCGGATTGACAGCCGCGTTGGCCGATGACCGCCGCGACACCCGGGCTCAGCCTGATCCGGATAATGCCCTGAACCACTGA